From a single Populus nigra chromosome 18, ddPopNigr1.1, whole genome shotgun sequence genomic region:
- the LOC133678042 gene encoding uncharacterized protein LOC133678042 — protein sequence MVREKDVCWEYAEKLDGNKVKCKFCLRILNGGISRLKHHLSRLPSKGVNPCSKVRDDVSDRVRAIIASKDDVKETGNAKKQKVVEGKSTVNVTSSRSLLTVEATAPTPVVAKVYPTVMPMPMAVPPLSSQENAEKNIALFFFENKLDFSVARSPSYQLMVDAIGKCGAGFTGPSADMLRTTWLERIKSEVSLQTKDAEKEWATTGCTIIADTWTDNKSRALINFLVSSPSRTFFHKSVDASSIFKNTKCLADLFDSVIQDFGAENVVQIIMDSSFNYTGIGNHILQNYGTIFVSPCASQCLNLILEEFSKVDWVNKCILQAQTISKLIYNSVSILDLMKKFTGGQELIKTGITKPVSNFLSLQSMLKQRSRLKQMLNSPEFSMNSSYANNPKNIACIAIIEDGDFWRAVEESVAISEPFLKVMREVSGGKPAVGSIYELMTRAKESIRTYYIMDESKCKTFLDIVDRKWVGQLHSPLHSAAAFLNPSVQYNPEIKFLVSIKEDFFKVIEKLLPTPDMRRDITNQIFIFTRASGMFGCSLAMEARDTVAPGLWWEQFGDSAPVLQRVAIRILSQVCSTFTFEKHWSTFQQIHSEKRNKIDKETLNDLAYINYNLKLTRQMRTKPLEADPIQYDDIDMTSEWVEESDNPSPTQWLDRFGSALDGSDLNTRFNAAIFGSNDHLFGL from the exons A TGGTTCGAGAAAAAGATGTTTGCTGGGAATATGCTGAGAAATTAGATGGAAACAAGGTGAAATGTAAATTTTGTTTAAGGATTTTGAATGGTGGGATTAGTAGATTAAAGCATCATTTGTCGAGACTTCCGAGTAAAGGTGTGAATCCGTGTAGCAAAGTGAGGGATGATGTTAGTGATAGGGTAAGAGCTATAATAGCATCCAAGGATGATGTTAAAGAAACTGGCAATGCCAAGAAGCAGAAGGTTGTGGAGGGTAAATCTACGGTAAATGTTACTTCGAGTCGAAGTCTTTTGACCGTCGAAGCAACAGCTCCAACTCCGGTGGTGGCGAAAGTTTACCCTACTGTTATGCCAATGCCAATGGCAGTGCCACCTCTAAGCAGCCAAGAGAATGCTGAAAAAAACATTGCTCTCTTCTTTTTTGAGAATAAGTTGGATTTTAGTGTTGCTCGTTCTCCGTCGTATCAGCTAATGGTTGATGCAATTGGGAAATGTGGTGCGGGATTTACAGGGCCTTCGGCTGATATGTTGAGGACTACGTGGTTGGAAAGGATCAAGTCTGAAGTTAGTTTGCAAACGAAGGATGCTGAGAAAGAGTGGGCGACCACTGGTTGTACTATCATTGCTGACACATGGACGGATAACAAGTCTAGAGCTTTGATCAACTTCTTAGTTTCCTCTCCCTCCAGGACGTTTTTCCACAAGTCTGTAGATGCATCGTCTATCTTTAAGAACACCAAATGCCTTGCTGATTTATTTGATTCTGTTATTCAAGACTTTGGTGCTGAAAATGTTGTGCAGATAATTATGGATAGTAGTTTCAACTATACGGGTATTGGTAACCACATTCTTCAGAATTATGGAACCATTTTTGTATCTCCTTGTGCTTCTCAGTGCTTGAATTTGATCTTGGAGGAGTTCTCTAAAGTAGATTGGGTGAACAAATGCATCTTACAAGCACAAACCATATCAAAGCTTATATACAATAGTGTCTCAATACTCGATCTGATGAAAAAGTTTACCGGAGGGCAGGAACTAATCAAGACTGGTATCACGAAGCCTGTGTCGAATTTCCTCTCATTGCAATCGATGCTGAAGCAGAGGTCAAGATTGAAGCAAATGCTCAACAGCCCTGAGTTTTCTATGAATTCCTCGTATGcaaataatccaaaaaacatAGCTTGTATTGCTATCATTGAGGATGGGGATTTCTGGAGGGCAGTGGAAGAAAGTGTGGCTATATCCGAGCCTTTTCTCAAAGTGATGAGGGAAGTATCAGGTGGTAAACCTGCTGTGGGTTCTATCTACGAGTTAATGACCAGGGCCAAGGAATCGATTAGGACTTACTACATAATGGATGAAAGCAAATGCAAGACCTTTTTAGACATAGTAGACAGAAAGTGGGTGGGTCAACTCCATTCTCCTTTACATTCAGCAGCTGCATTCTTGAACCCCAGCGTCCAGTATAATCCAGAAATTAAATTCCTTGTATCTATTAAAGAAGACTTCTTCAAGGTTATAGAGAAGCTACTTCCTACACCTGATATGAGACGTGACATCACCaatcagatttttattttcactaggGCAAGTGGAATGTTTGGTTGTAGTCTAGCTATGGAGGCACGAGATACAGTTGCACCTG GGCTTTGGTGGGAACAATTTGGTGACTCTGCACCCGTGTTGCAACGAGTTGCCATCAGAATACTGAGTCAGGTTTGCAGCACGTTTACTTTCGAGAAACATTGGAGCACATTTCAGCAAATTCACTCTGAGAAACGCAATAAGATTGACAAAGAAACATTGAATGACCTTGCCTACATAAACTACAATCTCAAGTTAACAAGACAAATGAGAACAAAACCTTTAGAAGCCGATCCTATTCAATACGATGACATTGATATGACTTCAGAGTGGGTCGAGGAGAGTGATAACCCGAGTCCAACTCAATGGCTTGATCGCTTTGGTTCTGCTTTGGATGGCAGTGATTTGAACACGAGATTCAATGCTGCCATATTCGGTTCTAACGACCACCtttttggtttgtga
- the LOC133678789 gene encoding probable inactive receptor kinase At4g23740, with the protein MNMKRGLLFIFQSFLFFGEVLLSITADPVDDKQALLDFLHNIHHSHPVNWHENTSVCNSWTGVSCSNDNSRVTALRLPGVGFRGPIPPNTLSRLSAIQILSLRSNGISGSFPYDEFSKLRNLTILFLQSNNFSGPLPSDFSIWNYLTILNLSNNGFNGRIPPSISNLTHLTALSLANNSLSGNIPDINVPSLQHLDLTNNNFTGSLPKSLQRFPSSAFSGNNLSSENALPPALPIHPPSSQPSKKSSKLSEPAILAIAIGGCVLGFVVLAFMIVVCHSKKQREVGLATKNKEVSLKKTASKSQEQNNRLFFFEHCSLAFDLEDLLRASAEVLGKGTFGIAYKAALEEATTVVVKRLKEVAVPKKEFEQQMIAVGSIRHVNVSPLRAYYYSKDERLMVYDFYEEGSVSAMLHVKRGEGHTPMDWETRLKIAIGAARGIAHIHTQNGGKLVHGNIKSSNIFLNSQGYGCVSDIGLASLMSPMPPPIMRAAGYRAPEVTDTRKATHASDVYSYGVFLLELLTGKSPMHTTGGDEVVHLVRWVNSVVREEWTAEVFDLELLRYPNIEEEMVEMLQIGLSCVVRMPEQRPKMPDVVKMVEEIRQVSTENPPSSDSKLEISVATPSPQAAEVGSSSSVH; encoded by the exons ATGAACATGAAAAGAGGTCTGCTGTTCATTTTCCAATCATTCCTCTTCTTTGGAGAAGTTCTCTTGTCAATCACTGCTGACCCAGTTGATGATAAACAAGCTTTATTGGATTTCCTTCACAATATTCATCACTCTCACCCTGTCAATTGGCATGAGAATACTTCTGTGTGCAATAGCTGGACAGGTGTGTCCTGTAGCAATGATAACTCTAGAGTTACAGCCCTCAGGTTGCCTGGAGTCGGTTTTCGTGGCCCAATTCCACCCAACACTCTTAGTCGTTTGTCAGCAATTCAGATCCTAAGCCTCAGATCTAATGGTATATCAGGTTCTTTCCCTTATGATGAATTCTCCAAGCTCAGAAACTTAACTATCCTTTTTCTTCAATCCAACAACTTCTCTGGCCCATTGCCTTCAGATTTCTCAATTTGGAATTATCTCACTATTCTTAATCTTTCCAATAATGGCTTCAATGGGAGAATTCCACCTTCAATATCAAATTTGACTCACCTCACAGCTTTGAGCCTTGCTAACAACTCCCTTTCAGGCAATATTCCTGATATAAATGTTCCTAGTTTACAACATCTAGATTTAACCAACAATAATTTTACAGGAAGTTTGCCTAAGTCTCTTCAAAGATTTCCAAGTTCTGCATTTTCTGGTAATAATCTTTCATCAGAAAATGCCCTTCCTCCTGCTCTTCCAATTCATCCACCAAGTTCCCAACCAtcaaaaaaatcctcaaaattAAGTGAACCTGCAATATTGGCGATTGCTATTGGTGGCTGTGTACTGGGATTTGTGGTTCTTGCTTTTATGATTGTTGTTTGCCACTCTAAGAAACAAAGGGAAGTTGGGTTAGCAACAAAGAACAAAGAGGTGTCTTTGAAGAAAACAGCTTCAAAGAGCCAAGAGCAGAACAACAGGCTATTCTTTTTCGAGCATTGTAGTCTTGCATTTGACTTGGAGGACTTGTTGAGAGCATCTGCAGAGGTTCTTGGTAAGGGAACGTTTGGGATAGCTTATAAGGCCGCACTCGAGGAGGCAACCACAGTGGTGGTGAAGAGGTTGAAGGAAGTGGCTGTGCCAAAAAAGGAGTTTGAGCAGCAAATGATTGCCGTTGGGAGTATTAGGCATGTGAATGTGTCTCCATTAAGGGCGTATTACTATTCCAAGGATGAGAGACTAATGGTCTATGATTTCTATGAAGAGGGCAGTGTGTCTGCAATGCTACATG TTAAGAGAGGGGAGGGCCATACTCCTATGGACTGGGAAACAAGGCTGAAAATTGCAATTGGTGCAGCAAGGGGCATTGCTCATATCCACACACAGAATGGTGGCAAACTTGTCCATGGAAACATAAAATCCTCAAACATTTTCCTCAATTCCCAAGGATATGGCTGTGTATCAGATATCGGTTTGGCATCATTGATGAGCCCAATGCCCCCACCAATAATGAGGGCTGCAGGCTATCGTGCCCCAGAAGTAACAGACACCAGGAAAGCAACCCATGCATCTGATGTCTACAGTTATGGGGTTTTTCTGCTCGAGCTTCTCACTGGAAAATCCCCCATGCATACCACAGGTGGTGACGAGGTTGTTCACTTGGTGAGGTGGGTGAATTCTGTGGTGAGAGAAGAGTGGACCGCTGAAGTATTTGATTTAGAGCTGTTAAGGTATCCTAATATCGAGGAGGAAATGGTGGAGATGCTACAGATAGGACTGTCTTGTGTAGTGAGGATGCCAGAGCAGAGACCCAAAATGCCTGATGTGGTGAAAATGGTGGAGGAAATTCGGCAAGTAAGCACCGAAAACCCACCATCCTCTGACAGTAAACTAGAAATTTCAGTTGCAACCCCATCACCACAAGCAGCTGAAGTAGGTTCTTCCTCTTCTGTTCATTAG
- the LOC133678052 gene encoding uncharacterized protein LOC133678052 has product MEYDFRNRTSSPYDTQSPMYRSSTPLTTAPPPSHPMYGPSLYPRVSQPAHPAIPPVSRHQSFPQPSSSSPSSGLGIRVMIKPEYRITPPPQLTPQIGEIPRSSVQFDFELERQIIAEAEKGSVNWSRLLGLENLPSKPLESTPSTGPTADPVERKYIASGLSRDAVPLAVANYGDNPTKVQEFVNGYTLLREMGFSSNSVAEALLMYDNDADKALAHFLGSS; this is encoded by the exons ATGGAGTACGATTTTAGAAACAGAACAAGCTCACCGTACGACACCCAATCCCCGATGTACAGATCATCCACGCCATTAACAACAGCACCACCACCTAGCCATCCTATGTACGGACCTTCTCTCTATCCAAGAGTCAGTCAACCCGCGCACCCCGCAATCCCTCCCGTATCCCGCCACCAATCCTTCCCCcaaccctcctcctcctctccttCCT CAGGATTAGGGATTCGCGTTATGATAAAACCGGAGTACCGCATCACTCCTCCG CCACAACTGACGCCGCAAATAGGAGAGATTCCGCGGAGTAGTGTTCAGTTTGATTTTGAGCTTGAGAGGCAGATTATAGCGGAAGCGGAGAAGGGCAGCGTGAATTGGAGTAGGTTGCTTGGCTTGGAAAATCTGCCTTCTAAACCGTTAGAATCGACTCCTTCAACG GGTCCGACCGCAGATCCTGTAGAGAGAAAATATATTGCATCGGGACTGAGTCGAGATGCTGTTCCTCTTGCAGTTGCAAACTATGGAGATAATCCAACTAAG GTCCAGGAATTTGTCAATGGCTACACCCTTCTAAGAGAAATGGGATTTTCTTCTAATAGTGTAGCTGAAGCTTTACTAATGTATGACAATGACGCCGACAAGGCATTGGCACACTTCCTTGGCAGTTCATAA